A genomic segment from Lytechinus variegatus isolate NC3 chromosome 10, Lvar_3.0, whole genome shotgun sequence encodes:
- the LOC121422570 gene encoding tenascin-N-like, producing the protein MRKASSYFRKYLSESIFTSVNVGPVTSSTIALDWTPIPDTNTYQVAYTGPDGQVHQALSTTPDTILTGLNAVSQYDIIVRAITNSGQLIDVGTTTATTGIETSVTVGAVTPNTVEITWTPVPGTNIYQIIYTGPDGQQQLGQVLHPTTDFTLTGLTPASQYDIAVRAFNTYTGQQTDIGTATATTGLDTVVTLDAVTENTVTLSWTAIDGSTFYQVLYRPTGSTQPEQQILVPNGPINTQTTLTGLTSATMYDVRVVAFPEGGPLEVGSITPTTGPYTIYLQSQHSALYFSLKM; encoded by the exons ATGCGAAAGGCAAGTTCTTATTTTAGGAAATATCTTAgtgaaa GTATTTTCACGTCAGTTAATGTAGGCCCAGTTACATCAAGCACAATTGCCCTAGACTGGACCCCTATCCCCGATACCAATACTTATCAGGTAGCTTACACTGGACCAGATGGGCAAGTGCACCAGGCTCTGTCAACCACCCCTGACACCATCCTTACTGGACTAAATGCTGTATCTCAATATGACATCATAGTGAGGGCTATTACTAACAGTGGACAACTGATAGATGTTGGTACTACAACTGCCACTACAG GTATTGAAACTTCAGTCACTGTGGGTGCTGTTACACCAAACACCGTAGAAATCACCTGGACACCTGTCCCTGGTACCAATATCTATCAGATAATATACACTGGACCAGATGGGCAGCAGCAACTGGGACAGGTTCTTCATCCCACCACTGATTTCACCCTTACTGGACTTACTCCTGCATCTCAGTATGACATAGCTGTAAGGGCATTTAACACTTATACTGGACAACAGACAGATATTGGCACTGCCACTGCAACTACAG GTTTGGATACGGTGGTAACATTGGATGCAGTTACAGAAAACACGGTTACACTTTCCTGGACGGCGATAGATGGTAGTACTTTCTACCAGGTTTTATACAGGCCTACTGGCTCGACTCAACCTGAACAACAAATATTAGTTCCTAATGGACCAATAAACACCCAAACCACACTAACTGGACTGACATCAGCTACAATGTATGATGTTCGAGTTGTGGCTTTCCCGGAAGGTGGACCATTGGAAGTTGGAAGCATCACACCAACAACAGGTCCGTACACAATTTATCTTCAATCACAACATTCGgccctttatttttctttgaaaatgtga